One window of Cohnella hashimotonis genomic DNA carries:
- a CDS encoding nitrite reductase (NAD(P)H) small subunit, with protein MTREQLEAAGYRLVGNVEQFPARIGKLVRLGESEIAVFKTTNGELFALENRSPGPRGGTIVDGIVSGGVLYDPICDWRIGLADGAVQAPDCGQVAVYPVRLVDGDVYIGRP; from the coding sequence ATGACAAGAGAACAACTGGAGGCGGCTGGATATCGTCTTGTCGGGAACGTCGAGCAGTTTCCGGCGCGTATCGGCAAGCTCGTGCGGCTCGGCGAGTCGGAGATCGCCGTATTCAAGACGACGAATGGCGAACTATTCGCGCTGGAAAATCGGAGCCCCGGTCCTCGCGGCGGCACGATCGTCGACGGCATCGTGTCCGGCGGCGTGCTGTACGATCCGATCTGCGACTGGCGGATCGGCCTGGCGGACGGCGCCGTGCAGGCGCCGGACTGCGGGCAGGTCGCCGTCTACCCCGTCCGTCTCGTAGACGGTGACGTTTATATCGGCCGTCCTTAA
- a CDS encoding right-handed parallel beta-helix repeat-containing protein, producing MDDWKKGVAGGGSDSLIREVEELDGSVAEIYVDACDEAGCAEESADGSPARPYPTIRAAQAAARALAGTGYEGRIDVRIRAGTYALSEPLRLGSADTGGGRCQVAYRCDDESDGAEPPILSGGVAIADWEPWQNGIWRAKVPQGVRPRTLYADGARIDKARLPAVGYYETEPASERDGICVGVLPAGDAAAFEQAATVCAGMQAFVWPGEGEWNWFSETIPVRKADAEKRRIDFARPATWGIGGGSRYYLQGSLAFLREPGQFHFDEASRVLYYRPVTGTPLEQRVIAPALHRVVEIVGDGERQPVSGIALRGLELAFTDFYDDYRIVPDEEAANTEPDGQRNGLVYIRDADSVAIDGCRLRFSGSSGVLLDRCALNVKLTRNVVEHVGHHGIYAVGYAPGEGAFRDSDAANLNKGHLIADNEILHGGELVGHGAGIQLYQCGDCDIAHNRIAHMPRYGISMKGVRQGAMPKTLWGIPVTWDNHWDFLFARNNRIRHNDISDVMTDSQDGGMIESWGVGLGNLIRGNRLHHSGIRFSFGFGIYLDDASDGFTVTHNVLDHLYSADTGKLWMAIFAKGIGNVIANNLIVDNPAAVNAIGTQEMVGEANRELAIERNIVSNAGRMYGFVNWRPERLARADRNLYWNGGAPRLISGELPEPAVPLGENPAWGFDYDWETWLSVSEGRFEANSVVADPLFASGEEGGYRLRPDSPAYGLGWEDIDWSLIGPRRRQHD from the coding sequence ATGGACGATTGGAAAAAGGGAGTCGCGGGCGGCGGGAGCGACAGCTTGATTCGGGAGGTTGAGGAGCTTGACGGGAGCGTCGCGGAGATTTACGTCGACGCCTGCGACGAGGCCGGCTGCGCAGAGGAGTCGGCGGACGGCAGTCCCGCGCGTCCGTACCCGACGATACGCGCCGCGCAAGCGGCGGCACGCGCGCTGGCGGGCACCGGATACGAAGGGCGGATCGACGTCCGAATCCGCGCGGGGACCTATGCGCTGTCCGAGCCGCTGCGGCTTGGCAGCGCAGATACGGGCGGCGGCCGCTGCCAGGTCGCGTACCGCTGCGACGACGAAAGCGACGGCGCCGAACCGCCCATTCTCAGCGGAGGCGTCGCGATTGCGGACTGGGAGCCGTGGCAGAACGGCATCTGGCGCGCAAAGGTGCCCCAGGGCGTTCGCCCGCGCACGCTGTACGCGGACGGCGCGCGCATCGACAAGGCGAGGCTGCCGGCCGTCGGTTACTACGAGACGGAGCCCGCAAGCGAACGCGACGGCATCTGCGTCGGCGTGCTCCCTGCTGGCGACGCGGCCGCTTTCGAACAGGCCGCGACGGTATGCGCAGGCATGCAGGCGTTCGTTTGGCCTGGAGAGGGCGAGTGGAACTGGTTCTCCGAGACGATCCCCGTCCGCAAGGCGGATGCGGAGAAGCGCCGGATCGACTTTGCGCGCCCGGCTACCTGGGGCATAGGCGGCGGGTCTCGCTATTACTTGCAAGGCTCGCTTGCATTCCTGCGCGAGCCGGGACAATTTCATTTCGACGAGGCTTCCCGCGTGCTTTACTACCGTCCCGTTACGGGAACGCCGCTCGAGCAGCGCGTGATCGCACCTGCGCTGCATCGCGTTGTCGAGATCGTCGGGGACGGCGAGCGCCAACCGGTCTCGGGCATCGCCCTACGCGGGCTGGAGCTGGCATTCACCGACTTTTACGACGATTACCGGATCGTCCCGGACGAAGAGGCGGCCAACACAGAGCCCGACGGCCAGCGCAACGGACTTGTGTACATCAGAGACGCCGACAGCGTCGCGATCGACGGCTGTCGGCTTCGCTTTTCCGGCTCGTCGGGCGTACTTCTCGATCGCTGCGCCTTGAATGTCAAGCTCACGCGCAACGTCGTCGAGCACGTGGGCCATCACGGCATCTACGCGGTCGGCTATGCGCCTGGGGAAGGCGCATTCCGCGATTCCGACGCCGCGAATTTGAATAAAGGACATCTGATCGCGGACAACGAGATTCTGCACGGCGGAGAGCTGGTCGGACACGGCGCGGGCATCCAGCTGTATCAATGCGGCGACTGCGACATCGCGCACAACCGGATCGCCCACATGCCGAGGTACGGCATCTCGATGAAGGGCGTCCGGCAGGGGGCGATGCCAAAGACGCTGTGGGGCATTCCGGTGACATGGGACAATCACTGGGATTTCCTTTTCGCGCGAAATAATCGTATCCGGCACAACGATATTTCGGACGTGATGACCGACAGCCAGGACGGCGGCATGATCGAGTCATGGGGCGTCGGTCTCGGCAATTTGATTCGCGGCAACAGGCTGCATCACAGCGGCATCCGTTTTTCGTTCGGCTTCGGCATTTATCTCGACGACGCTTCCGACGGCTTTACGGTCACGCACAACGTGCTTGATCATCTGTACAGCGCGGATACGGGCAAATTGTGGATGGCCATTTTCGCGAAGGGCATCGGCAACGTAATCGCGAACAACCTGATCGTCGACAATCCGGCAGCCGTGAATGCGATCGGCACGCAGGAGATGGTCGGTGAAGCGAATCGGGAGCTCGCGATCGAGCGCAACATCGTATCGAATGCCGGACGGATGTATGGCTTCGTCAATTGGCGCCCGGAGCGTCTTGCGCGCGCAGACCGCAATTTGTATTGGAACGGCGGAGCGCCTCGGCTCATCTCCGGCGAGCTGCCGGAACCGGCGGTGCCGCTGGGCGAAAATCCGGCCTGGGGCTTCGACTACGATTGGGAGACATGGCTCTCGGTCTCCGAAGGCCGCTTCGAGGCGAATTCGGTCGTCGCCGATCCGTTATTCGCCTCGGGCGAGGAGGGCGGCTACCGGCTGCGGCCGGATTCGCCCGCCTACGGCTTGGGCTGGGAAGACATCGACTGGTCGTTGATCGGGCCCAGGCGCCGGCAGCACGATTGA
- a CDS encoding helix-turn-helix domain-containing protein — protein sequence MRGLGFGFGFYKSRRYFQRVLFSIMIAMALVLTGLSAVNSYVLERSVRSVQEDSNLKVLTQIQYNLSYMNEIIVRLSTFAYGDNFLIPLMYSEPLPQMDYIRGYNEMEKLMESSSFLHSMAVYNAGSGELYGSSSEFLVDGGETKRKMLDWLLRSPLPLPTSRLIPVSLGREGGDIDAFAFIVTDALRAYEGKESALILYIKPDWVFDSLRRMNGAGSGQGAIFIRTPDGNLLSDGQSSGVYAPKPEAVTALVAGTDPDRDASSGFVVGNAGDGKSIVTFMRGIGDWTILYIQPYAPLMKEVRESREKALLVTGAFLLIAAAVSFWLSFKLYGPIDAMLRRIRPHVKDGATGGGSNELDLMGDNVLRLSERLREISAEQIVEKHYLRTFLSDGGSIPEADMAQLIERHGLQLASDGPYCVCVFRIDRHADYERATTSSARRLHAFAILNIAQEQLSGDYRCETVDMHDGHSVLILSGPGVGAGMEAARPIVWDIQDTIERYYGLSLTCGIGDPVSRLSQLSAAYRQSCQLCLYMFAKGYKSIVLPEDVRANLSGGRRTLPPDIERRLTEALKKGQLTNAGGELEKAFALLTDFQYDDMLRAVSDLAWAVKNTAAEMINNRLVSISIDPEQIPRIMEGDRSLEDIYMSFLSACAQICETQRAPGAERYEWIVGTIKTLIEQKFQDPNLSQQSIASTVKLTSAYVGKLFKDQCGTTVTEYMNEVRLAHARRLLLQTDDTIADIMDQCGYSNQSYFFRLFKGKFGSTPKEYRIKRSLSS from the coding sequence ATGAGAGGTTTGGGGTTCGGATTCGGGTTTTATAAGTCCAGGCGATATTTTCAACGCGTCTTGTTCTCGATCATGATCGCCATGGCGCTCGTCCTGACAGGCCTGTCCGCCGTCAATTCCTACGTGTTAGAGCGATCCGTCCGAAGCGTGCAGGAGGATTCCAACCTGAAGGTATTGACGCAGATTCAATACAACCTGTCTTATATGAACGAGATCATCGTCCGGCTGTCGACCTTTGCTTACGGCGACAACTTTCTGATTCCGCTTATGTATTCCGAGCCGCTTCCGCAGATGGACTATATTCGCGGGTACAACGAGATGGAAAAGCTGATGGAGAGCTCCTCCTTCCTGCATTCGATGGCGGTTTACAATGCCGGCAGCGGCGAGCTGTACGGCTCCTCGAGCGAATTTCTCGTGGACGGCGGCGAGACGAAGCGAAAAATGCTGGATTGGCTGCTCCGCTCGCCCTTACCGCTGCCCACGTCAAGGCTCATTCCCGTGAGCCTCGGACGCGAAGGCGGCGATATCGATGCGTTCGCCTTTATCGTGACGGATGCGCTTCGTGCTTACGAAGGCAAAGAATCCGCGCTGATCCTGTATATCAAGCCGGATTGGGTGTTCGACAGCCTGCGCAGAATGAACGGGGCCGGCAGCGGGCAGGGCGCGATCTTTATCCGTACGCCGGACGGCAATCTGCTGTCGGACGGGCAGTCGTCCGGCGTGTACGCGCCCAAGCCTGAAGCCGTCACTGCGCTGGTCGCCGGGACCGATCCCGATCGGGATGCGTCATCCGGATTCGTCGTCGGCAACGCGGGCGACGGCAAGAGCATCGTCACCTTCATGCGGGGGATCGGAGACTGGACGATCCTGTACATTCAGCCCTATGCGCCGCTCATGAAGGAGGTCCGGGAATCGCGCGAAAAGGCGCTGCTTGTGACGGGCGCTTTTCTATTGATCGCGGCGGCCGTATCCTTTTGGCTGTCGTTCAAGCTGTACGGTCCGATCGACGCGATGCTGCGCCGCATACGGCCGCACGTCAAGGACGGGGCGACTGGCGGCGGCTCGAACGAGCTCGACCTCATGGGGGACAACGTACTTCGGCTGTCGGAGAGACTGCGGGAGATCAGCGCCGAGCAGATCGTCGAAAAGCATTATTTGCGGACGTTTCTATCGGACGGCGGCAGTATCCCCGAAGCGGACATGGCGCAGCTTATCGAACGCCACGGTCTGCAGCTCGCTAGCGACGGCCCCTACTGCGTCTGCGTTTTTCGCATCGACCGGCACGCCGACTACGAGCGGGCGACGACGTCCTCGGCGAGAAGGCTCCACGCCTTCGCTATCCTCAATATTGCGCAGGAGCAATTAAGCGGCGATTACCGCTGCGAAACCGTCGACATGCACGACGGGCACTCGGTGCTCATTCTGTCTGGTCCAGGCGTCGGTGCCGGCATGGAGGCAGCGCGGCCGATCGTTTGGGATATTCAAGATACGATCGAGCGGTATTACGGACTGTCGTTGACCTGCGGGATCGGCGATCCCGTCTCAAGGCTAAGTCAGCTTTCCGCCGCTTACCGCCAATCCTGCCAGCTTTGCTTGTATATGTTCGCCAAAGGCTACAAGTCGATCGTCCTGCCCGAGGACGTGCGCGCCAATCTCTCCGGCGGGCGGCGGACGCTGCCCCCGGACATCGAGCGGAGATTGACCGAAGCGCTGAAAAAGGGACAGTTGACGAACGCGGGCGGCGAGCTCGAAAAGGCGTTCGCCCTGCTCACTGATTTCCAGTACGACGACATGCTGCGCGCCGTATCCGATCTCGCGTGGGCCGTCAAAAATACGGCAGCCGAGATGATCAACAACAGACTCGTCTCCATCTCCATCGATCCCGAGCAAATCCCGAGGATCATGGAGGGCGATCGTTCGCTCGAGGATATCTACATGTCCTTCCTGTCCGCATGCGCTCAAATCTGCGAGACGCAGCGCGCGCCCGGCGCGGAGCGCTACGAATGGATCGTCGGTACGATCAAGACGCTCATCGAGCAGAAATTTCAGGATCCGAATCTCAGCCAGCAGTCGATCGCTTCCACCGTCAAGCTGACCTCCGCCTACGTAGGCAAGCTGTTCAAGGACCAATGCGGCACGACGGTCACAGAGTATATGAACGAGGTGCGGCTCGCGCATGCGCGCAGGCTGCTGCTCCAGACCGACGATACGATCGCGGACATCATGGATCAATGCGGCTACTCGAACCAAAGCTATTTTTTCCGCCTGTTCAAGGGCAAGTTCGGGAGCACGCCCAAGGAATACCGAATCAAGCGATCGCTGAGCTCGTGA
- the nirB gene encoding nitrite reductase large subunit NirB codes for MQQHSDRQRLIVVGNGMAGINTVEQILKLAPEAYRITVFGSEPYPNYNRIQLSYVLEKSKSIDEIILNSREWYAENDIELHTGTTVTHIDTAAKTVKTADGADTPYDKLILATGSRPFMLPVPGADKQGIVGFRDIADCETMLEAAGKYRKAAVIGGGLLGLEAAKGLLKLGMDVTVVHLLGELMERQLDPTASHLLQQELELQGLKFAMGQKTEEFLGGERVSGIRFGDGSTLEAEFVVMAVGIRPNVELARASGIETNRGIVVDDLLRTSAEGVYAVGECNEHRGVSYGLVAPLFEQGAVLAKHLCGVDTAPYAGSVVSTQLKISGVEVFSAGEFMDASDLTVVRMHDEWRRIYKKVLIRGGVIVGGVLVGDSSQSARLQQWIRTGAVMNDEYHAIVMGAAAVSAGSGVAELADEEIVCGCNGVTKKMIVEAIRERELTTVDEIKLTTGATRSCGGCKPVVEQILKLTLGDKYDSAAAKQAGICDCTPLSRDEVVTAIKEKGLITSKEVRYALDWHNKEGCSKCRPALNYYLGMIWPQEHADEKDSRFVNERMHGNIQKDGTFGVVPRMYGGVTTPEDLRLIADVAVKYNVKLVKVTGGQRLDLLGVKREDLPAIWSDLGMPSGYAYAKALRTVKTCVGSQFCRFGTKDSMGMGIVLEKKYERLDMPAKFKMAVNGCPRNCAESSTKDIGIVGNEGAWEIYVGGNGGIKARLAELLCKVKTDEELIEIISAFMQYYRETGKYLERTSDWIERVGLEKVKAVIVEDAAGRKALADRMEAALEQVREPWQEILDNPNLRERLFGEIRIPAGGPKE; via the coding sequence ATGCAGCAACATAGCGATCGTCAGCGCCTCATCGTCGTCGGCAACGGAATGGCAGGCATCAATACGGTCGAACAGATCCTTAAACTGGCTCCCGAAGCCTACAGGATTACGGTATTCGGCAGCGAGCCCTATCCGAATTACAACCGCATCCAGCTCTCATACGTGCTCGAGAAAAGCAAGTCGATAGACGAGATTATATTGAACAGCCGGGAGTGGTATGCGGAAAACGATATCGAGCTCCACACCGGAACGACGGTGACGCACATCGATACGGCGGCGAAAACGGTGAAGACGGCGGACGGCGCCGACACGCCGTACGACAAGCTCATTCTCGCGACCGGCTCCAGGCCGTTCATGCTGCCCGTTCCGGGTGCGGACAAGCAAGGAATCGTCGGCTTCCGGGACATCGCGGACTGCGAGACGATGCTCGAGGCGGCGGGCAAGTACCGCAAGGCGGCGGTTATCGGCGGCGGGCTGCTCGGCCTTGAAGCGGCCAAAGGCCTGCTGAAGCTCGGCATGGACGTCACGGTCGTGCACTTGCTCGGCGAGCTGATGGAACGCCAGCTCGATCCTACGGCTTCGCATTTGCTGCAGCAGGAGCTCGAGCTGCAGGGGCTCAAGTTCGCGATGGGCCAAAAAACGGAGGAATTCCTCGGCGGGGAGCGCGTGAGCGGAATCAGGTTCGGTGACGGCTCGACGCTCGAAGCGGAGTTCGTCGTCATGGCGGTCGGCATCCGGCCGAACGTCGAGCTGGCCCGCGCGAGCGGTATAGAGACGAACCGCGGCATCGTCGTGGACGACCTGCTGCGGACGTCCGCCGAAGGCGTCTACGCGGTAGGCGAGTGCAACGAGCACCGCGGCGTCAGCTACGGACTGGTCGCGCCGCTGTTCGAGCAGGGCGCCGTGCTGGCGAAGCACTTGTGCGGCGTCGATACCGCGCCGTATGCCGGATCGGTCGTATCGACCCAGCTGAAAATCTCGGGCGTCGAGGTGTTCTCGGCAGGCGAATTCATGGACGCATCCGACCTTACGGTCGTTCGCATGCACGACGAATGGCGACGGATTTACAAGAAGGTGCTGATCCGCGGAGGCGTCATCGTCGGCGGCGTGCTGGTCGGCGACAGCAGCCAGTCGGCGCGGCTGCAGCAGTGGATCCGCACGGGCGCGGTCATGAACGACGAATACCACGCGATCGTCATGGGGGCGGCCGCGGTGTCGGCCGGCTCAGGCGTCGCGGAGCTCGCCGACGAGGAGATCGTCTGCGGCTGCAACGGCGTCACGAAAAAAATGATCGTCGAGGCAATCCGCGAGCGGGAGCTGACGACGGTAGACGAGATCAAGCTCACCACGGGCGCGACGCGTTCTTGCGGCGGCTGCAAGCCGGTCGTCGAGCAGATTCTGAAGCTGACGCTTGGAGACAAGTACGACTCGGCGGCAGCCAAGCAGGCGGGGATCTGCGACTGTACGCCGCTCAGCCGGGACGAGGTCGTCACTGCGATCAAGGAGAAGGGACTTATCACGTCCAAGGAAGTACGTTATGCCCTTGACTGGCACAACAAGGAGGGCTGCTCCAAGTGCCGCCCGGCGCTGAACTATTACCTGGGCATGATCTGGCCGCAGGAGCACGCGGACGAGAAGGACTCGCGGTTCGTCAACGAACGGATGCACGGCAACATTCAAAAGGACGGTACGTTCGGCGTCGTGCCGCGGATGTACGGCGGCGTCACGACGCCCGAGGATCTGCGGCTGATCGCGGACGTCGCGGTGAAGTACAACGTCAAGCTCGTCAAGGTGACGGGCGGCCAGCGGCTCGACCTGCTCGGCGTGAAGCGCGAGGATCTGCCCGCCATATGGTCGGATCTCGGCATGCCCTCGGGCTACGCGTACGCCAAGGCGCTGCGCACAGTCAAGACCTGCGTCGGCTCGCAGTTCTGCCGATTCGGCACGAAGGATTCGATGGGCATGGGCATCGTCTTGGAGAAAAAGTACGAGCGGCTCGACATGCCGGCCAAGTTCAAAATGGCGGTCAATGGCTGCCCGCGCAACTGCGCCGAATCGTCGACGAAGGATATCGGCATCGTAGGCAACGAAGGCGCCTGGGAGATCTATGTCGGCGGCAACGGCGGCATCAAGGCCCGGCTGGCCGAGCTGCTCTGCAAGGTGAAGACCGACGAAGAGCTGATCGAGATCATATCGGCGTTCATGCAGTATTACAGGGAAACGGGCAAATATCTGGAGCGTACGTCGGATTGGATCGAGCGGGTCGGCCTGGAGAAGGTCAAGGCGGTCATTGTCGAAGACGCAGCTGGACGCAAAGCGCTGGCGGACCGGATGGAAGCGGCGCTCGAACAGGTAAGGGAGCCCTGGCAGGAAATTCTCGACAATCCCAACCTCCGCGAGCGGTTGTTCGGAGAGATTCGCATTCCGGCCGGCGGGCCGAAGGAATAG
- a CDS encoding fibronectin type III domain-containing protein, translating to MSKRKGLSAIFNRKAAGVFCALTILAPVVPAPAAFAATFNVTAYGANGADTADDLTAIQNAINAAASGDTVYVPSGTYYLSGSLQGKTGIKLLGQGRDTTILKYNGTGTGAMVSLNNTSNVEIGALTLDANNSTTLDAGIWSEPGSGHNIHDNRIKNLAKTSGFAPFGILMSASPNVTIKNNDFVNMGTGSMWGAAMRVGWGSNAPLIEGNTIANTGRGGIFVNDGVDGAVIRSNVITGSGIFNEGLGIELHTNVNHSIVEDNQVDHWLSVVRSEYNAIRRNTVHTTDNTVKGIGLEIMSNHSVTSDNLVDGGQQVGMQQSPGTGYQLWNYNTIKNIVMWGMQLQGEGTGETEQFQYFYKNTIKDGPIGNPAAAYPGYDGNAVRIHGNSKNITFDSNTITNNGRKAIEITTAAGTDRISFVNNIITNNGGPSIDQYPSSASDLEWGNNTVTGNGTNTQLTSRGYAGDAKPTANFTAPTSVQLGQPVTFTNTSSDNGSIAENLWDFGEGVPVTTVSPTYTYQKAGNYRVSLVVWDNTGRANIKEQTINVFSGPPDTTAPSAPSGLTAPSKSNVTVNLSWAASTDNVGVIGYDVYRNGTLLGSTTGATTYNVTGLTPSTAYTFTVKARDAAGNVSAASNALSVTTDAGDTQAPTAPTGLTSTAKTDTSITLTWNASTDNMGVTGYNVYNGSTQIGSTTGAVSITLTGLSPSTTYTLTVKAKDASNNISAASNAITVTTNPLANWVNCAGENNPCNFTGTKEVRYGANGNYVYGTYTNTVMCSNNGFGVDPAPGYYKTCDVNMASGGTTDTQAPTAPTGLTSPSKTANSVNLSWTASTDNVGVTGYNIYNGSTLAGTTTGATTYAVTGLSASTAYSFTVKAKDAAGNLSAASNTLSVTTNAPAGDTQAPTAPTGLTSPSKTASSVSLSWTASTDNVGVTGYDVYNGSTLAGSTTGATTYTVTGLSASTTYSFTVKAKDAAGNLSAASSALSVTTNASGGTTPTGTIVREYWTGITGPTVASIPVSTTPTGTAVLTSFKGPTNWGDNYGDRIRGYIVPTVTGTYQFAIAGDNNSQLYLSTDSTAGNKVMIGEVVDWTNEEEWGRNASTQQSGSITLTAGQRYYVEVLHKEEGGGDHLAVGWKTPGASAFVVIDGAYLAPLQ from the coding sequence ATGTCCAAGAGGAAAGGTTTGTCGGCCATATTCAATCGTAAAGCCGCCGGCGTGTTCTGCGCATTAACGATCCTGGCGCCGGTCGTTCCGGCACCTGCCGCATTTGCCGCCACGTTTAATGTAACCGCTTACGGTGCGAACGGAGCAGACACCGCAGACGATCTGACGGCGATTCAAAATGCGATAAACGCCGCGGCGAGCGGCGACACGGTTTACGTCCCATCCGGTACCTACTATTTATCAGGCAGTCTTCAAGGGAAGACGGGGATCAAACTGCTCGGCCAGGGCCGGGACACGACGATCCTCAAGTACAACGGTACCGGCACCGGCGCCATGGTCTCGCTCAACAATACGAGCAACGTAGAGATCGGCGCGCTGACGCTCGACGCCAACAACAGCACGACGCTTGACGCCGGCATCTGGAGCGAGCCGGGGAGCGGGCACAACATACACGACAACCGAATTAAAAATCTGGCCAAGACGAGCGGCTTCGCGCCATTCGGTATCCTGATGTCGGCTTCTCCGAACGTGACGATCAAGAACAACGACTTCGTCAACATGGGGACGGGCTCGATGTGGGGCGCCGCGATGCGGGTCGGCTGGGGCTCCAATGCGCCGCTCATCGAAGGCAATACGATCGCGAACACGGGGCGCGGCGGCATCTTCGTCAACGACGGCGTCGACGGCGCGGTCATCCGCAGCAACGTCATCACCGGTTCGGGCATCTTCAACGAAGGCCTCGGCATCGAGCTGCACACGAACGTCAACCATTCGATCGTGGAAGACAACCAGGTCGACCACTGGCTGTCCGTCGTCCGCTCGGAGTACAACGCGATCCGGCGCAACACCGTGCATACGACCGACAATACGGTCAAGGGCATCGGCCTCGAGATCATGTCCAACCACTCCGTGACGTCCGACAACCTGGTCGACGGCGGTCAGCAGGTCGGCATGCAGCAGTCGCCGGGCACCGGCTACCAGCTGTGGAACTACAACACGATCAAAAACATCGTCATGTGGGGCATGCAGCTGCAGGGCGAGGGCACGGGCGAGACGGAGCAATTCCAATACTTCTATAAAAACACGATCAAGGACGGACCGATCGGCAACCCCGCTGCCGCCTATCCCGGCTACGACGGCAATGCGGTCCGCATCCACGGCAACTCGAAGAACATCACCTTCGACAGCAATACGATCACGAACAACGGCCGCAAGGCGATCGAGATTACGACCGCCGCGGGCACCGACCGAATCAGCTTCGTGAACAACATCATCACGAACAACGGCGGCCCCTCAATCGACCAATATCCGTCGTCCGCGTCGGATCTCGAATGGGGTAACAACACGGTCACCGGCAACGGTACCAACACGCAGCTGACGAGCCGCGGCTACGCAGGCGACGCCAAGCCGACCGCGAACTTCACGGCGCCGACGAGCGTGCAGCTCGGGCAGCCGGTGACGTTCACCAACACGTCGTCCGATAACGGCTCGATCGCCGAGAACCTGTGGGACTTCGGCGAAGGCGTGCCGGTCACGACGGTCAGCCCGACCTATACGTACCAGAAGGCGGGCAACTACCGCGTGTCGCTGGTCGTCTGGGACAACACGGGCCGCGCCAACATCAAGGAGCAGACGATCAACGTCTTTTCGGGACCGCCAGACACAACTGCGCCTAGCGCGCCGTCCGGCCTGACCGCGCCTTCCAAATCCAACGTCACGGTCAACCTGTCCTGGGCCGCTTCTACGGACAATGTCGGCGTCATCGGCTACGACGTCTACCGGAACGGCACGCTGCTGGGCTCCACCACGGGCGCGACGACGTACAACGTAACGGGGCTCACGCCTAGCACGGCGTACACGTTTACGGTCAAGGCAAGAGATGCGGCGGGCAACGTATCCGCCGCCAGCAACGCGCTGTCCGTGACGACGGACGCCGGCGACACGCAGGCCCCGACGGCCCCGACCGGCTTGACGTCGACGGCGAAGACCGATACGAGCATCACGCTGACGTGGAACGCGTCGACGGACAACATGGGCGTCACCGGCTACAACGTCTACAACGGCTCGACCCAGATCGGCTCCACGACCGGCGCGGTGTCGATCACGCTGACGGGCCTCAGCCCGAGTACGACGTATACGCTGACCGTCAAGGCCAAGGACGCCTCCAACAATATCTCGGCGGCGAGCAACGCGATTACGGTCACGACGAATCCGCTCGCGAACTGGGTGAACTGTGCGGGCGAAAATAACCCCTGCAACTTCACCGGCACGAAGGAAGTTCGCTATGGCGCGAACGGCAATTACGTCTATGGCACCTACACGAACACCGTCATGTGCTCAAACAACGGCTTTGGTGTAGACCCTGCGCCGGGCTACTATAAGACGTGCGACGTGAACATGGCCAGCGGCGGCACGACCGATACGCAGGCGCCTACGGCGCCGACCGGACTGACATCGCCGTCGAAGACCGCGAACTCCGTAAATTTGTCGTGGACGGCTTCCACGGACAACGTCGGCGTGACGGGCTACAACATTTACAACGGCAGCACGCTGGCCGGCACGACGACCGGCGCCACGACTTACGCCGTGACAGGACTTTCGGCCAGCACGGCCTACAGCTTCACGGTCAAGGCGAAGGACGCCGCGGGCAATCTGTCGGCTGCCAGCAACACGCTGTCGGTGACGACGAACGCCCCGGCCGGCGACACGCAAGCGCCGACGGCGCCGACGGGACTGACGTCGCCGTCAAAAACGGCAAGCAGCGTAAGTCTCTCGTGGACGGCATCGACGGACAATGTCGGCGTAACGGGCTACGACGTGTATAACGGCAGCACGCTCGCAGGCTCTACGACGGGCGCGACGACCTACACCGTGACGGGGCTGTCGGCCAGCACGACATACAGCTTCACGGTGAAGGCCAAGGACGCGGCGGGCAACCTGTCGGCTGCCAGCAGCGCGCTGTCTGTCACGACCAACGCTTCGGGCGGCACGACGCCGACGGGCACAATCGTCCGCGAGTACTGGACCGGCATCACGGGTCCGACCGTCGCCAGCATCCCGGTGTCGACGACGCCGACGGGCACGGCGGTTCTGACCAGCTTCAAGGGTCCGACGAACTGGGGCGACAACTACGGCGACCGGATTCGCGGCTATATCGTGCCGACCGTGACCGGCACGTACCAATTCGCCATCGCGGGGGACAACAACAGCCAGCTTTATCTAAGTACGGACAGCACCGCAGGCAACAAAGTCATGATCGGCGAAGTCGTCGATTGGACCAATGAAGAAGAATGGGGCCGCAACGCATCCACGCAGCAATCCGGCTCCATCACGCTCACGGCGGGACAACGATACTACGTGGAAGTGCTGCACAAGGAAGAAGGCGGCGGCGACCATCTCGCGGTCGGCTGGAAGACGCCGGGCGCGAGCGCCTTCGTCGTCATCGACGGCGCGTATTTGGCGCCGCTTCAATAA